A genomic region of Arvicola amphibius chromosome 7, mArvAmp1.2, whole genome shotgun sequence contains the following coding sequences:
- the LOC119818857 gene encoding tetratricopeptide repeat protein 30A1 translates to MAWQSNSKIPDGEFTTVVYRLIRDFRYSEAVQLLAAELQRSPLSRAGLSLLAYCYYRLQEFELAAECYEQLSQMHPELEQYRLYQAQALYKACLYPEATRIAFLLDNPTYQTRVLRLQAAIKYSEGDLPGARSLVEQLLSGEAGEDSGGENDYDGQINLGCLLYKEGHYEAACSKFLAALQASGYQPDLSYNLALAYYSSRQYAPALKHIADIIERGIRQHPELGVGMTTEGIDVRSVGNTVVLHQTALVEAFNLKAAIEYQLRNYEAAQEALTDMPPRAEEELDPVTLHNQALMNMDARPTEGFEKLQFLLQQNPFPPETFGNLLLLYCKYEYFDLAADVLAENAHLTYKFLTPYLYDFLDAMITCQTAPEEAFIKLDGLAGMLTEQLRRLTKQVQEARYNRDDEIVIKAVNEYDETLEKYIPVLMAQAKIYWNLENYPMVEKIFRKSVEFCNDHDVWKLNVAHVLFMQENKYKEAIGFYEPIVKKNYDNILSVSAIVLANLCVSYIMTSQNEEAEELMRKIEKEEEQLSYDDPDKKIYHLCIVNLVIGTLYCAKGNYDFGISRVIKSLEPYHKKLGTDTWYYAKRCFLSLLENMSKHMMVLCDTVVQECVQFLEHCELYGRNIPAVIQQPLEDERMHSGKNTVTYESRQLKALIYEIIGWNV, encoded by the coding sequence ATGGCCTGGCAAAGCAACTCTAAAATCCCCGACGGTGAGTTCACGACCGTGGTCTACCGGCTCATCCGCGACTTCCGCTACTCAGAGGCGGTGCAGCTGCTGGCCGCCGAGCTGCAGAGGAGCCCCCTCAGCCGCGCCGGGCTGTCGCTGCTGGCCTACTGCTACTACCGCCTGCAGGAGTTCGAGCTCGCTGCAGAGTGCTATGAGCAGCTGAGCCAGATGCACCCGGAACTCGAGCAGTACCGCCTCTACCAGGCCCAGGCGCTGTACAAGGCCTGCCTGTATCCCGAGGCCACGCGGATCGCCTTCCTCCTGGACAACCCCACCTATCAGACTCGCGTCCTTCGTCTCCAGGCTGCTATCAAGTACAGCGAGGGCGACCTGCCAGGAGCCAGGAGCCTGGTGGAGCAGCTGCTGAGTGGGGAGGCTGGAGAAGACAGTGGAGGGGAGAATGATTATGATGGCCAGATCAACCTGGGCTGTCTGCTCTACAAGGAGGGACACTATGAAGCTGCCTGCTCCAAGTTCTTAGCGGCCCTGCAGGCCTCTGGCTACCAGCCTGACCTTTCCTACAACCTGGCTTTGGCATATTACAGCAGTCGTCAGTATGCCCCTGCTCTAAAGCACATCGCTGACATCATTGAGAGAGGCATCCGTCAGCACCCAGAGCTAGGTGTGGGCATGACCACCGAAGGCATAGATGTCCGAAGTGTTGGCAACACCGTAGTCCTTCACCAGACTGCACTGGTCGAAGCCTTCAACCTCAAGGCAGCCATAGAGTACCAGCTGAGAAACTACGAGGCCGCCCAGGAAGCCCTCACTGACATGCCGCCCAGGGCAGAGGAAGAGTTGGACCCTGTGACCCTGCACAACCAGGCTCTGATGAACATGGATGCCAGACCTACGGAGGGGTTTGAGAAGCTCCAGTTCCTGCTCCAGCAGAACCCCTTTCCCCCAGAGACCTTCGGCAACCTGCTGCTGCTCTACTGTAAATATGAGTACTTTGACCTGGCAGCTGATGTCCTGGCAGAGAATGCCCATTTGACGTACAAGTTCCTCACGCCCTATCTCTATGACTTCTTGGATGCCATGATCACTTGCCAGACGGCTCCTGAAGAGGCTTTCATAAAGCTGGATGGGTTAGCTGGCATGCTGACTGAGCAGCTCAGGAGACTCACTAAGCAAGTTCAGGAAGCAAGATACAACAGAGATGATGAAATTGTCATAAAAGCTGTCAATGAATACGATGAAACTCTCGAGAAGTATATCCCTGTCCTGATGGCCCAGGCAAAAATCTACTGGAATCTTGAAAACTATCCCATGGTGGAGAAGATCTTCCGCAAATCTGTGGAATTCTGCAATGACCATGATGTGTGGAAGCTGAATGTGGCCCACGTTCTCTTCATGCAGGAAAACAAGTACAAAGAGGCCATCGGCTTCTATGAGCCCATCGTCAAGAAGAACTACGACAACATTCTGAGTGTCAGCGCCATTGTCCTAGCCAACCTCTGTGTCTCCTACATTATGACAAGTCAGAATGAGGAAGCCGAGGAGCTGATGAGGAAgattgagaaggaggaagagcaacTCTCATATGATGACCCAGACAAGAAAATCTACCACCTCTGCATTGTGAACTTGGTGATAGGAACCCTCTATTGTGCCAAAGGAAACTATGACTTTGGTATCTCCAGGGTTATCAAAAGCCTGGAGCCTTACCATAAAAAGCTAGGAACTGACACATGGTATTATGCCAAAAGATGCTTCCTGTCCTTGCTAGAAAACATGTCAAAACACATGATGGTGCTTTGTGACACTGTTGTTCAAGAATGTGTCCAGTTTCTAGAGCACTGTGAACTGTATGGCAGAAACATCCCTGCTGTTATACAACAGCCTTTGGAGGACGAGAGAATGCACAGTGGAAAGAATACAGTCACGTATGAGTCCAGACAATTGAAAGCGTTGATTTATGAGATCATAGGGTGGAATGTTTAG
- the LOC119818855 gene encoding tetratricopeptide repeat protein 30A2 yields MYRNFAVCVMCKKQSFLDRQLPSVTKQLPGYVRNRLQTSVSVGLLLGEPEHSPILTVMAGLSSSQIPDGEFTAVVYRLIRDSRYSEAVQLLAAELQRSPRSRAGLSLLAYCYYRLQEFELAAECYEQLSQMHPELEQYRLYQAQALYKACLYPEATRVAFLLDNPTYQTRVLRLQAAIKYSEGDLPGARSLVEQLLSGEAGEDSGGENDPDGLVNMGCLLYKEGHYEAACSKFFAALQASGYQPDVSYNLALACYSNRHYAPALKHIANIIERGIRQHPELGVGMTTEGIDVRSVGNTVVLHQTALVEAFNLKAAIEYQLRNYEAAQEALTDMPPRAEEELDPVTLHNQALMNMDARPTEGFEKLQFLLQQNPFPPETFGNLLLLYCKYEYFDLAADVLAENAHLTYKFLTPYLYDFLDAMITCQTAPEEAFIKLDGLAGMLTEQLRRLTKQVQEARHNRDDEIVIKAVNEYDETLEKYIPVLMAQAKIYWNLENYPMVEKIFRKSVEFCNDHDVWKLNVAHVLFMQENKYKEAIGFYEPIVKKNYDNILSVSAIVLANLCVSYIMTSQNEEAEELMRKIEKEEEQLSYGDPDKKIYHLCIVNLVIGTLYCAKGNYDFGISRVIKSLEPYHKKLGTDTWYYAKRCFLSLLENMSKHTIMLRDTVVQECVQFLEHCEIFGRNIPAVIEQPLEEERMHIGKNTVTYESRQLKALIYEIIGWNM; encoded by the coding sequence ATGTACAGAAATTTTGCCGTTTGCGTTATGTGCAAGAAACAGTCTTTCCTAGACAGGCAACTTCCTTCTGTTACAAAACAACTTCCGGGATACGTTAGGAACCGTCTCCAGACTTCCGTTTCCGTTGGCTTGTTGCTAGGGGAACCAGAACACTCACCAATCTTGACAGTTATGGCGGGGCTGAGCAGCTCGCAGATCCCCGACGGTGAGTTCACGGCCGTGGTCTACCGGCTCATCCGCGACTCCCGCTACTCAGAGGCGGTGCAGCTGCTGGCCGCCGAGCTGCAGAGGAGCCCCCGCAGCCGCGCCGGGCTGTCGCTGCTGGCCTACTGCTACTACCGCCTGCAGGAGTTCGAGCTCGCTGCAGAGTGCTATGAGCAGCTGAGCCAGATGCACCCGGAACTCGAGCAGTACCGCCTCTACCAGGCCCAGGCGCTGTACAAGGCCTGCCTGTATCCCGAGGCCACGCGGGTCGCCTTCCTCCTGGACAACCCCACCTATCAGACTCGCGTCCTTCGTCTCCAGGCTGCTATCAAGTACAGCGAGGGCGACCTGCCAGGAGCCAGGAGCCTGGTGGAGCAGCTGCTGAGTGGGGAGGCTGGAGAAGACAGTGGAGGAGAGAATGACCCAGATGGTTTGGTCAACATGGGCTGTCTGCTCTACAAGGAGGGACACTATGAAGCTGCCTGCTCCAAGTTCTTTGCAGCACTGCAGGCCTCTGGCTACCAGCCTGATGTATCTTACAACCTGGCTTTAGCTTGTTACAGCAACAGGCACTATGCCCCTGCTCTGAAGCATATAGCCAACATCATAGAGAGAGGCATCCGTCAGCACCCAGAGCTAGGTGTGGGCATGACCACCGAAGGCATAGATGTCCGAAGTGTTGGCAACACCGTAGTCCTTCACCAGACGGCACTGGTCGAAGCCTTCAACCTCAAGGCAGCCATAGAGTACCAGCTGAGAAACTACGAGGCCGCCCAGGAAGCCCTCACTGACATGCCGCCCAGGGCAGAGGAAGAGTTGGACCCTGTGACCCTGCACAACCAGGCTCTGATGAACATGGATGCCAGACCTACGGAGGGGTTTGAGAAGCTCCAGTTCCTGCTCCAGCAGAACCCCTTTCCCCCAGAGACCTTCGGCAACCTGCTGCTGCTCTACTGTAAATATGAGTACTTTGACCTGGCAGCTGATGTCCTGGCAGAGAATGCCCATTTGACGTACAAGTTCCTCACGCCCTATCTCTATGACTTCTTGGATGCCATGATCACTTGCCAGACGGCTCCTGAAGAGGCTTTCATAAAGCTGGATGGGCTAGCTGGCATGCTGACTGAGCAGCTCAGGAGACTCACTAAGCAAGTTCAGGAAGCAAGGCACAACAGAGATGATGAAATTGTCATAAAAGCTGTCAATGAATACGATGAAACTCTCGAGAAGTATATCCCTGTCCTGATGGCCCAGGCAAAAATCTACTGGAATCTTGAAAACTATCCCATGGTGGAGAAGATCTTCCGCAAATCTGTGGAATTCTGCAATGACCATGATGTGTGGAAGCTGAATGTGGCCCACGTTCTCTTCATGCAGGAAAACAAGTACAAAGAGGCCATCGGCTTCTATGAGCCCATCGTCAAGAAGAACTACGACAACATTCTGAGTGTCAGCGCCATTGTCCTAGCCAACCTCTGCGTCTCCTACATTATGACAAGTCAGAATGAGGAAGCCGAGGAGCTGATGAGGAAgattgagaaggaggaagagcaacTCTCATATGGTGACCCAGACAAGAAAATCTACCACCTCTGCATTGTGAACTTGGTGATAGGAACCCTCTATTGTGCCAAAGGAAACTATGACTTTGGTATCTCCAGGGTTATCAAAAGCCTGGAGCCTTACCATAAAAAGCTAGGAACTGACACGTGGTATTATGCCAAAAGATGCTTCCTGTCCTTGCTAGAAAACATGTCAAAACATACGATCATGCTGAGGGACACTGTTGTTCAAGAATGTGTCCAGTTTCTAGAGCACTGTGAAATTTTTGGCAGAAACATCCCTGCTGTTATTGAACAGCCtttggaggaagagagaatgcaCATTGGGAAGAATACAGTCACATATGAGTCCAGACAGTTGAAAGCGTTGATTTATGAGATCATAGGGTGGAATATGTAG